The following are encoded in a window of Pan troglodytes isolate AG18354 chromosome 4, NHGRI_mPanTro3-v2.0_pri, whole genome shotgun sequence genomic DNA:
- the CMBL gene encoding carboxymethylenebutenolidase homolog: protein MANEAYPCPCDIGHRLEYGGLGHEVQVEHIKAYVTKSPVDAGKAVIVIQDIFGWQLPNTRYIADMISGNGYTTIVPDFFVGQEPWDPSGDWSIFPEWLKTRNAQKIDREISAILKYLKQQCHAQKIGIVGFCWGGTAVHHLMMKYSEFRAGVSVYGIVKDSEDIYNLKNPTLFIFAENDVVIPLKDVSLLTQKLKEHCKVEYQIKTFSGQTHGFVHRKREDCSPADKPYIDEARRNLIEWLNKYM from the exons ATGGCTAACGAAGCTTATCCTTGTCCGTGTGACATTGGCCACAGACTTGAGTATGGAGGGCTAGGCCATGAAGTTCAAGTCGAGCACATCAAGGCTTATGTCACCAAATCCCCCGTTGATGCAGGCAAAGCTGTGATTGTCATTCAAGATATATTTGGCTGGCAGTTGCCCAATACCAGATATATAGCTGACATGATCTCAGGAAATGGATACAC AACCATTGTTCCAGACTTCTTTGTAGGGCAAGAGCCTTGGGACCCCTCTGGCGACTGGTCTATCTTCCCTGAGTGGCTGAAAACAAGAAATGCCCAGAAGATCGACAG aGAGATCAGTGCTATCTTGAAGTATCTGAAACAACAGTGTCATGCCCAGAAAATTGGCATCGTGGGATTCTGCTGGGGTGGAACTGCTGTCCATCATTTGATGATGAAATACTCAGAATTCAGGGCAGGGGTGTCCGTCTATG GCATCGTCAAAGATTCTGAAGACATTTACAATTTAAAGAACCCCACCTTGTTCatttttgctgaaaatgatgttGTGATTCCACTCAAGGAC GTATCTTTGCTGACTCAGAAGTTGAAAGAACACTGCAAAGTTGAATatcaaattaaaacattttctgggCAGACTCATGGGTTCGTGCATCGGAAGAGAGAAGATTGCTCACCTGCAGACAAGCCCTACATTGACGAGGCCAGAAGGAATTTAATTGAGTGGCTGAACAAGTACATGTAG